The following coding sequences are from one Gimesia chilikensis window:
- the recJ gene encoding single-stranded-DNA-specific exonuclease RecJ: MTQNWRFAPHDESQVRRLSSEMRISPLLAQVLIARGLQDVGTARSFINARMNELLDPCSMPGIEEAADRVIAALNSKRRITIYGDYDVDGMTATSILLQCITLANGQCDYFIPNRLDDGYGLNCDAIRELHEEDPERLLITVDCGITSVTEAALAKELGLELIITDHHQMDEELPAAACLVHPRLPGGDYEFPHLCGAGVALKLAWAVCQKLGDGQKASPQMREFLKCAVGLAAIGTIADVVPLVGENRIIVRYGLGALAELAPLGLQELMKVAEIKTGQPLDTEDIGFAIAPRLNAAGRLGQARLAVELLTTSNRERAVQLALYLDELNKNRRTVERRILKQAREMVEENAEWEEHQTLVLAHPDWHPGVIGIVANRVAEHFEKPTVLIALEAATRTGQGSARSFAGFDLHAGFSSCAEHLMRFGGHQAAAGLRIEEDKIEDFRQAFAAYAATAPPPSDDDLLVKIDAEVCLNEITKQAVLELDCLGPFGQENPRPQFVATRVELAEPPKTMGEGGRHLSLVFQQHKTRIRAIAFGKGEWASQMEEAGGPFSISFAPNINRFRGFESVQLQLKDWISETADTPVTS; encoded by the coding sequence ATGACTCAAAACTGGCGATTTGCCCCCCACGATGAATCTCAGGTACGCCGCCTCAGTTCTGAAATGCGGATTTCTCCCCTCCTGGCCCAGGTTTTGATCGCCCGCGGGCTCCAGGATGTGGGCACCGCCCGCAGTTTTATCAACGCCCGCATGAATGAGCTGCTAGATCCCTGTAGTATGCCCGGCATCGAAGAAGCAGCCGACCGCGTGATCGCCGCCTTGAACTCTAAACGTCGGATCACTATCTACGGCGACTATGACGTCGATGGCATGACCGCCACCAGTATTCTGCTGCAGTGCATCACCCTGGCTAATGGTCAATGTGACTATTTCATTCCCAACCGCCTGGATGATGGCTACGGCCTGAACTGTGATGCCATTCGCGAATTACACGAAGAAGATCCCGAGCGGCTGTTAATTACCGTCGACTGTGGAATCACCAGTGTCACAGAGGCTGCTCTCGCAAAAGAACTTGGCCTGGAACTGATCATCACAGATCACCATCAGATGGATGAAGAGCTGCCGGCTGCGGCCTGCCTCGTACATCCCCGTCTCCCCGGAGGCGACTATGAATTTCCTCACCTCTGCGGTGCCGGTGTCGCTTTGAAACTGGCCTGGGCCGTTTGTCAGAAACTGGGGGATGGCCAGAAAGCCTCTCCTCAGATGCGCGAGTTCCTCAAGTGTGCCGTCGGATTGGCTGCGATTGGTACCATCGCCGATGTGGTTCCCCTGGTTGGTGAAAATCGGATTATTGTCCGCTACGGACTCGGGGCACTCGCAGAACTAGCTCCCCTGGGACTGCAGGAGCTGATGAAGGTCGCGGAGATCAAAACCGGTCAGCCGCTCGATACCGAAGACATCGGCTTTGCCATCGCGCCCCGACTGAATGCCGCCGGTCGACTGGGGCAGGCCCGCCTGGCAGTAGAACTGCTCACCACCAGTAATCGGGAACGGGCCGTGCAACTGGCACTCTACCTGGATGAACTCAATAAAAACCGTCGTACGGTGGAACGCCGGATTCTTAAACAGGCACGCGAGATGGTCGAAGAGAACGCCGAGTGGGAAGAGCACCAGACCCTGGTCCTCGCCCATCCGGACTGGCACCCCGGCGTGATCGGCATCGTTGCGAACCGAGTCGCCGAACATTTTGAAAAACCAACGGTCTTGATCGCTCTTGAAGCCGCGACCCGTACCGGTCAGGGATCGGCGCGATCCTTCGCCGGCTTTGATCTGCATGCCGGTTTCTCATCCTGTGCCGAGCACCTGATGCGTTTCGGCGGTCACCAGGCTGCCGCAGGCTTGCGCATCGAAGAAGATAAAATCGAAGACTTTCGCCAGGCGTTCGCTGCCTATGCAGCGACGGCGCCACCACCGTCAGACGACGATCTGCTGGTGAAGATTGACGCGGAAGTCTGTCTGAACGAAATCACGAAACAGGCGGTTCTGGAACTGGATTGCCTGGGCCCGTTCGGGCAGGAGAATCCGCGACCCCAGTTTGTCGCCACCCGGGTCGAACTGGCCGAGCCTCCCAAAACGATGGGAGAAGGGGGACGGCACCTTTCGCTGGTCTTCCAGCAGCACAAAACCCGCATTCGTGCCATCGCCTTCGGCAAAGGGGAGTGGGCCAGCCAGATGGAAGAAGCCGGCGGTCCTTTTTCGATCAGCTTCGCTCCGAATATCAACCGCTTTCGTGGCTTTGAAAGCGTTCAGCTCCAACTGAAGGACTGGATCTCCGAGACAGCGGACACTCCCGTTACTTCCTGA
- the ilvN gene encoding acetolactate synthase small subunit — MKHVLSALVMNQPGVLAQISGMLASRSFNIESLAVGETEEPQFSRITFVVGDYNKLDQVRKQLEKLVTVVKVVDFSGQDFVERDLMLMKVATPGKTRSEIRELVEIFRAKIVDVSTENVMIEISGQESKINAFIDVMRPFGILEMVRTGRIALLRSEVVKAEAPSEEPVETA; from the coding sequence ATGAAACACGTTCTTTCTGCTCTGGTCATGAATCAACCGGGTGTCCTGGCCCAGATTTCAGGCATGCTGGCCTCACGCTCTTTTAACATTGAGAGTCTGGCGGTCGGTGAAACCGAAGAACCCCAGTTTTCCCGAATTACTTTTGTCGTCGGCGATTACAACAAGCTGGATCAGGTCAGAAAACAGCTGGAAAAGCTGGTTACCGTAGTGAAAGTGGTCGATTTTTCCGGACAGGACTTTGTCGAACGTGATCTGATGCTGATGAAAGTGGCGACTCCCGGAAAAACCCGCTCAGAAATTCGCGAATTAGTCGAAATTTTCCGTGCGAAAATCGTTGACGTGAGCACCGAAAACGTAATGATCGAGATTTCCGGTCAGGAATCGAAGATCAATGCATTTATTGACGTGATGCGACCGTTTGGGATTCTTGAAATGGTTCGTACAGGTCGGATTGCCCTGTTACGCTCTGAAGTCGTGAAAGCAGAAGCTCCCTCTGAGGAACCTGTGGAAACAGCTTAA
- the ilvC gene encoding ketol-acid reductoisomerase produces the protein MAVTIYYDDDADLSLLKDKTIAILGYGSQGHAQAQNLRDSGCNVIIGQRKGSENYDLAVSHGFEPVSIAEATKQGDLINILLPDEVQGDLYKSDILPNLSKGNLLLCSHGFNIHFNQVVPPAGVDAALVAPKGPGHLVRSEYVKGGGVPSLIALVEGASESTRQLALAYAKGIGGTRGGVIETSFAEETETDLFGEQVVLCGGVSELVKAGFDTLVEAGYQPEMAYFECMHELKLIVDLFYQGGLNYMRYSVSNTAEYGDYSSGPRIITDETRKEMKKILEEIQTGEFAKNWLLENKANQASFKAIRRLNRQHPIEAVGKELRRMMSWIDSKEV, from the coding sequence ATGGCAGTAACAATTTATTACGATGACGATGCAGACTTGTCGCTGTTGAAAGACAAAACCATTGCCATCCTCGGCTACGGAAGCCAGGGACACGCTCAAGCTCAAAACCTTCGCGACAGTGGCTGTAACGTCATTATCGGTCAGCGTAAAGGCAGTGAAAACTACGATCTGGCCGTCAGCCATGGATTCGAACCGGTCTCTATCGCAGAAGCCACCAAACAGGGCGACCTGATCAACATTCTGCTTCCCGACGAAGTTCAGGGCGATCTCTACAAGAGCGACATCCTGCCTAACCTGAGCAAAGGCAACCTGCTGCTCTGCTCACACGGTTTCAATATTCACTTCAACCAGGTTGTTCCGCCCGCTGGCGTTGACGCAGCTTTGGTTGCTCCCAAAGGCCCCGGCCACCTGGTTCGCAGCGAATACGTTAAAGGGGGCGGTGTTCCCTCGCTGATCGCTCTGGTTGAAGGGGCTTCTGAAAGCACCCGTCAGCTGGCTCTGGCCTACGCCAAAGGTATCGGTGGTACTCGCGGTGGTGTGATCGAAACATCTTTCGCTGAAGAAACCGAAACCGACCTGTTCGGCGAGCAGGTTGTGCTCTGCGGTGGTGTCAGTGAACTGGTTAAAGCCGGTTTTGATACTCTGGTTGAAGCCGGATATCAGCCCGAAATGGCCTACTTCGAATGTATGCACGAACTCAAACTGATCGTCGACCTGTTCTACCAGGGTGGTCTGAACTACATGCGGTACAGTGTTTCCAACACTGCTGAATACGGCGATTACTCCAGCGGTCCGCGGATCATCACCGACGAAACCCGCAAGGAAATGAAGAAGATCCTGGAAGAAATCCAGACCGGTGAATTTGCGAAAAACTGGTTGCTCGAAAACAAAGCCAACCAGGCTTCCTTCAAGGCGATCCGTCGTCTGAATCGGCAGCATCCCATCGAAGCCGTTGGTAAAGAACTGCGGCGGATGATGAGCTGGATTGATTCCAAAGAGGTCTAA
- a CDS encoding radical SAM protein — protein sequence MTSSLPLHSQHQRTYHENKFVYPVLSRRSKGISIGVNLNPDKICNFDCIYCQVDRREESETRFVGFDQLLQELDHMLKFVLSGEIYQDEKFQSVPQELRRLNDIAFSGDGEPTTYKNFDQIVAAVADLKRKHGADDVKLVLISNASMFHRPGTQAALKIFDENQGEVWAKLDAGTEEYFKLIDRTKIRFSQILENITAAAKQRPIVIQSLFMLVNEEPPSDAEIDAYCTRLNEFVTAGGQIKLVQVYTIARSTAEAYVTSLKSEQVDEIARKVREATGLTTEVYYGNAD from the coding sequence ATGACTTCTTCACTCCCCCTGCACTCCCAGCACCAGCGAACTTATCACGAGAATAAGTTCGTCTACCCGGTTTTATCCCGGCGGAGTAAGGGGATTTCTATCGGCGTGAACCTGAATCCGGACAAAATCTGCAACTTTGACTGTATCTATTGTCAGGTGGATCGCCGCGAGGAGTCAGAAACTCGGTTCGTGGGCTTTGATCAGCTGCTGCAGGAGCTCGATCATATGCTCAAGTTCGTGCTGAGTGGTGAGATCTACCAGGACGAAAAGTTTCAATCCGTTCCCCAGGAATTACGCCGACTGAATGACATCGCCTTTTCCGGTGATGGTGAGCCGACAACCTATAAGAACTTTGACCAGATTGTCGCTGCTGTTGCAGATCTCAAGCGCAAGCATGGCGCTGATGACGTGAAGCTGGTCCTGATCAGCAATGCGAGCATGTTTCACCGACCGGGCACACAGGCAGCCTTGAAGATTTTCGACGAGAATCAGGGAGAGGTCTGGGCGAAACTGGATGCGGGAACGGAAGAGTACTTTAAACTCATCGACCGCACGAAAATCCGATTTTCACAGATCCTGGAGAACATCACCGCAGCTGCAAAACAGCGGCCAATTGTGATTCAGAGCCTGTTCATGCTCGTGAATGAGGAGCCGCCGAGTGATGCGGAAATCGACGCTTATTGCACGCGTCTGAATGAATTCGTCACTGCTGGAGGACAGATCAAGCTGGTGCAGGTCTATACGATTGCCCGCAGTACCGCGGAAGCTTATGTCACTTCCCTCAAGTCAGAACAGGTCGACGAGATTGCCCGTAAAGTGCGCGAAGCGACCGGCTTGACGACCGAAGTCTATTACGGCAACGCCGACTGA
- a CDS encoding DUF4912 domain-containing protein, with protein sequence MSPAILKSLESQTRRDLAATAKSHGIAGWHGMRKQELVKAIAKIKMAKSKPKRKTTTSSNKKSTSSSPIPSSTPNPAAVPAYPSQNSTTQTPSEQPARIQKLLKSNGQKPHSDRMLPTSESVETKLTAQVKDSHWLMANWTITQSSLDRAKAALGAYWYQAVPVIRVYDITTNENSRTSKAYVKDVEVKIDSGLWFVQIDQPARSYKLQLGFVTPQNKFFGLVYSHKLTPPMPEVCDKGGRIKRRLDNNYSATRSRRYTSRAENGNGVPSRLALPLSLDPSGESNGSRPKQSKKEFHVETELLIHGTSDPQAEVTLLGEKIPVSKEGRFALRLSLPNGRQVIPAVNTSSNKRRQQTIVLAIERNTKDLEPVQLDE encoded by the coding sequence ATGTCCCCAGCGATTCTAAAGTCCCTTGAGAGTCAAACACGTCGCGATTTAGCGGCCACCGCCAAATCTCACGGAATTGCAGGCTGGCACGGTATGCGAAAGCAGGAGCTGGTCAAAGCCATCGCGAAAATCAAGATGGCAAAGTCCAAGCCCAAACGCAAAACCACCACTTCCAGCAATAAAAAATCTACCAGCTCTTCTCCAATCCCTTCTTCTACACCAAACCCGGCAGCTGTTCCGGCTTATCCTTCTCAGAATTCGACCACTCAAACTCCTTCCGAACAACCAGCTCGGATCCAGAAGCTTCTTAAATCGAATGGTCAGAAGCCCCACAGCGACCGCATGCTCCCCACTTCAGAATCGGTTGAGACAAAACTGACCGCACAGGTCAAAGATTCCCACTGGTTAATGGCGAACTGGACGATTACCCAATCCAGCCTGGATCGAGCCAAAGCAGCTCTGGGAGCCTACTGGTATCAGGCCGTTCCGGTGATTCGTGTCTACGACATCACAACCAACGAAAACAGCCGCACCAGCAAAGCCTATGTGAAAGATGTCGAGGTCAAAATTGATTCTGGTCTGTGGTTTGTGCAGATCGATCAACCAGCCCGCTCTTACAAACTGCAACTGGGTTTTGTGACTCCGCAAAACAAGTTCTTCGGACTGGTCTACTCGCACAAACTCACACCTCCGATGCCGGAAGTCTGTGATAAAGGCGGACGGATCAAGCGTCGACTGGATAACAACTATTCCGCAACCCGTTCGCGGCGTTATACGTCTCGCGCGGAAAACGGGAATGGCGTTCCTTCACGACTGGCATTACCTTTAAGTCTGGATCCCAGCGGCGAATCAAACGGTTCCCGTCCGAAACAGTCGAAAAAGGAATTCCACGTTGAAACAGAACTGTTGATTCACGGCACTTCCGATCCCCAGGCAGAAGTGACACTGCTCGGTGAAAAGATCCCGGTCAGCAAGGAAGGGCGTTTTGCCCTGCGGTTGAGCCTGCCCAACGGACGTCAGGTGATTCCTGCAGTCAACACCTCATCCAATAAGCGACGTCAGCAGACGATCGTGCTGGCCATCGAACGGAATACCAAAGATCTGGAACCCGTTCAACTCGACGAATAA
- a CDS encoding AtpZ/AtpI family protein — protein sequence MPQPDRRGRSALVEAHQWVSRLTTVSLEMVLPAFLGYWLDKRWGTLPWLTAVGALFGFIAGMMHLLQMAKEAEQKERKRKDRSIDKKNSNQRDDQSSATDS from the coding sequence ATGCCTCAACCGGACCGGCGCGGTCGTTCTGCCCTGGTAGAAGCCCATCAATGGGTCAGCCGCCTGACAACAGTCAGTCTGGAAATGGTACTACCTGCTTTTCTGGGTTATTGGCTCGACAAGCGGTGGGGAACTCTGCCCTGGCTGACCGCAGTTGGTGCACTGTTTGGTTTTATTGCCGGGATGATGCATTTGCTGCAAATGGCTAAAGAAGCCGAGCAGAAGGAACGAAAAAGGAAAGATCGGTCAATCGACAAGAAGAATTCAAATCAGAGAGATGACCAATCGTCTGCAACAGACTCCTGA
- the atpB gene encoding F0F1 ATP synthase subunit A translates to MLLQLIAVAFLFFVFRGLAKRAAGGQVVTGRWWNFWESIVIYMRDEVVRPTIGEGHHHDDDDHDHGHHHEQQVGHPADKYLPFVLSCFFYVLICNLLGAIPWLGSATGELNVTIALAFTTFCAVIMYGVRELGFFRFWMSLAPSMELPFLLKIILVPMIWVIELVGFLIKHAVLAIRLFANIMAGHTVIAVFLGFIALTADSSMWAVVMPSSIIAQVLVGLLELFVAFLQAYVFAFLATLFIGTAVHPH, encoded by the coding sequence ATGCTGCTTCAGCTGATCGCAGTCGCATTCCTGTTCTTTGTTTTCCGGGGACTGGCGAAACGGGCCGCTGGCGGTCAGGTCGTCACCGGACGCTGGTGGAACTTCTGGGAATCCATTGTGATCTACATGCGGGACGAAGTCGTCCGGCCGACCATCGGTGAAGGACATCACCACGATGATGACGATCACGATCATGGTCACCACCACGAACAACAGGTGGGACACCCTGCCGATAAATATCTGCCGTTCGTTCTCTCCTGCTTCTTCTACGTTCTGATCTGCAACCTGCTGGGGGCGATTCCCTGGCTGGGTTCCGCAACCGGCGAGTTGAACGTGACGATCGCACTGGCATTCACCACATTCTGTGCCGTGATCATGTACGGCGTCAGAGAACTGGGTTTCTTCCGCTTCTGGATGTCGCTGGCACCGTCGATGGAACTTCCTTTTCTACTCAAGATTATTCTGGTCCCCATGATCTGGGTGATCGAGCTGGTCGGCTTTCTGATTAAGCATGCTGTACTGGCCATTCGATTGTTTGCCAATATTATGGCAGGTCATACCGTGATTGCCGTCTTCCTCGGCTTCATCGCGTTGACTGCTGATTCAAGTATGTGGGCCGTAGTGATGCCATCGAGTATCATTGCCCAGGTCCTCGTTGGTCTGCTGGAACTGTTCGTTGCATTCCTGCAGGCATATGTTTTTGCGTTTCTTGCAACTCTGTTTATCGGAACTGCAGTACATCCTCACTGA
- the atpE gene encoding ATP synthase F0 subunit C has protein sequence MSLGAIGAGITIIGAALGIGKIGASAVEAIARQPEAGGKIQTAMIIAAALIEGATFFALIICLI, from the coding sequence ATCTCTCTGGGTGCCATCGGTGCTGGTATCACCATTATTGGTGCAGCTCTGGGGATTGGCAAAATCGGTGCATCTGCTGTAGAAGCAATCGCCCGTCAGCCAGAAGCCGGTGGTAAGATTCAGACTGCAATGATTATTGCTGCAGCGTTGATCGAAGGTGCTACCTTCTTCGCGCTCATTATCTGTCTGATCTGA
- the atpF gene encoding F0F1 ATP synthase subunit B, with amino-acid sequence MLLVFGGMILGTALLGSDASLYAAEDAGHHAGPPLHWKTDLALWSFVVFVAFIVVLKSFAWGPLIQALDEREQRVVTAISDAESKQRESEELVKEHTRKIEAAQDEIQAMMVEARSDADRIKQDVLEQARQEAESIKAHAVDEIERARELALKDLFDQMNSRVIDATEHVLGRALNESDRDRLVEEALAQISGSSN; translated from the coding sequence ATGCTGCTCGTATTCGGTGGCATGATTCTGGGTACTGCCCTGCTGGGCTCAGATGCATCCTTGTATGCAGCAGAAGACGCAGGTCACCATGCAGGCCCGCCCCTGCACTGGAAAACCGACCTGGCATTATGGTCATTCGTTGTGTTCGTGGCGTTCATCGTTGTACTCAAGTCATTTGCCTGGGGACCACTCATCCAGGCTCTGGACGAACGGGAACAGCGGGTTGTGACGGCCATCAGCGATGCAGAATCGAAGCAGCGTGAGTCTGAAGAACTGGTCAAAGAGCATACTCGAAAGATCGAAGCTGCTCAGGACGAAATCCAGGCAATGATGGTCGAGGCCCGCTCTGATGCAGATCGCATCAAGCAGGATGTTCTCGAACAGGCACGCCAGGAAGCAGAGTCCATCAAAGCTCATGCGGTCGATGAAATCGAACGTGCCCGGGAACTGGCATTGAAAGATCTGTTCGACCAGATGAATTCCCGCGTAATCGATGCTACCGAGCATGTGCTGGGGCGTGCCCTCAACGAGTCCGATCGTGATCGGCTCGTTGAAGAAGCTCTGGCTCAGATTTCCGGAAGTTCGAACTGA
- the atpH gene encoding ATP synthase F1 subunit delta, producing the protein MNDQEQVKARIPSVMDDPGAISVAKVYAKAFLGSVPESDKDSAIEEFAEFLNVALNQYPQFGKMLTTRSLNKEESLKLIDRAIAPHASELLANFLRVLGRHERLNLLQQIYTQINKLRDEEAGKKAVVVKSAFELSDSILDSIRQRLNDSLGFIPVLQTSIDQTVLGGLVIQVDDTVYDGSLRTRLKQLRGRLDNRSIHEIQSGRDRFSYPEGN; encoded by the coding sequence GTGAACGATCAGGAACAAGTCAAAGCTCGGATTCCAAGTGTGATGGATGACCCCGGTGCCATTTCGGTGGCCAAGGTTTACGCCAAAGCGTTTCTTGGTTCAGTCCCCGAGTCCGATAAAGACTCCGCCATTGAGGAGTTTGCTGAATTTCTGAATGTTGCACTGAATCAGTATCCCCAGTTCGGGAAGATGCTCACCACACGATCGCTTAACAAAGAGGAATCTTTAAAGCTGATCGATCGGGCGATTGCCCCGCATGCCTCGGAACTTCTCGCGAATTTCCTGCGTGTGCTGGGACGGCACGAGCGACTGAATCTGTTGCAGCAAATCTACACACAGATCAACAAACTGCGTGATGAAGAAGCCGGTAAAAAGGCCGTTGTGGTCAAATCGGCTTTCGAACTCTCGGATTCTATTTTAGACAGTATCCGGCAGCGTTTGAATGATTCACTGGGCTTTATCCCGGTATTACAGACATCCATAGACCAGACCGTCCTGGGCGGGCTGGTGATTCAGGTTGATGACACAGTTTATGATGGTTCCCTGCGTACTCGGCTGAAACAGCTGCGAGGACGTTTGGACAATAGGAGCATTCATGAAATTCAAAGCGGACGAGATCGCTTCAGTTATCCAGAAGGAAATTGA
- the atpA gene encoding F0F1 ATP synthase subunit alpha, which yields MKFKADEIASVIQKEIEDFRGEIETSEVGRVLEVGDGIARVYGLSSAMSGEMVEFSNGVRGQVFNLEENSVGIIIFGDYLSIAEGDEVRSTGALLSVPVSDNLLGRVIDPLGAPLDGKGPIVATESRPLEVAAPGVAARQPVKQPLATGIKAIDAMTPIGRGQRELIIGDRKTGKTAIAIDAILNQKGKDVICVYVGCGQRSASIAGVVAQLEEHGAMDYTVVVAASSSDPAPLQYIAPYAGAAIAEYYMYQGKHTLVVYDDLSKQAQAYRQLSLLMRRPPGREAYPGDVFYCHSRLLERSARLSDELGGGSMTALPIIETLEGEVSAYIPTNVISITDGQIYLEPDLFFAGIRPAINVGISVSRVGGNAQTKATKSVSGSLRLDLAAFRELEAFAQMGTELDKATQAQLDRGYRMVELLKQPQFKPMSMADQVVSLFAGTKGFFDKVPINQVQDAENEMLQFIHDQYPEITDKITETGQLEDETVEQLKTVLATFVEQYLRKNA from the coding sequence ATGAAATTCAAAGCGGACGAGATCGCTTCAGTTATCCAGAAGGAAATTGAAGACTTTCGCGGCGAAATCGAAACCAGCGAAGTGGGGCGGGTCCTTGAAGTGGGCGATGGTATTGCTCGCGTCTATGGACTGTCTTCTGCCATGTCTGGTGAAATGGTTGAGTTTTCCAATGGTGTACGCGGCCAGGTCTTCAACCTTGAAGAGAACTCGGTCGGTATCATTATTTTCGGTGATTACCTTTCGATTGCCGAAGGTGATGAAGTACGCAGCACAGGAGCCCTGCTCTCAGTGCCTGTCAGTGATAACCTGCTGGGTCGCGTGATTGACCCGCTGGGTGCGCCACTGGACGGAAAAGGCCCGATTGTGGCAACGGAATCCAGACCTCTGGAAGTTGCTGCCCCCGGTGTTGCTGCCCGTCAGCCTGTGAAACAGCCTCTGGCTACCGGGATCAAGGCGATCGATGCCATGACCCCCATCGGCCGTGGTCAGCGTGAGTTGATTATTGGTGACCGTAAGACCGGTAAAACCGCCATCGCCATCGATGCGATTCTGAACCAGAAGGGGAAGGACGTCATCTGCGTGTATGTCGGCTGTGGTCAGCGATCCGCCAGTATTGCCGGCGTTGTTGCTCAGCTTGAAGAACACGGTGCGATGGACTACACAGTGGTTGTCGCCGCGTCTTCCAGTGACCCTGCACCGCTGCAGTACATTGCTCCTTACGCTGGTGCCGCAATCGCAGAATACTACATGTATCAGGGTAAACACACCCTGGTCGTTTACGATGACTTGTCCAAGCAGGCACAGGCTTATCGCCAGCTGTCACTGTTGATGCGTCGTCCTCCCGGACGTGAAGCTTACCCGGGTGACGTATTCTACTGTCACAGCCGTCTGCTGGAACGTTCCGCCCGTCTGAGTGATGAACTCGGTGGTGGTTCGATGACTGCTCTCCCGATCATTGAAACACTGGAAGGGGAAGTATCTGCCTACATTCCCACCAACGTGATTTCGATTACCGACGGTCAGATCTATCTGGAACCGGACCTGTTCTTCGCCGGGATTCGTCCCGCGATCAACGTGGGTATCAGTGTATCCCGCGTGGGTGGTAACGCTCAGACGAAAGCAACCAAGAGTGTTTCTGGTAGTCTGCGACTCGACCTGGCGGCCTTCCGTGAACTGGAAGCGTTTGCCCAGATGGGTACCGAACTGGATAAAGCAACCCAGGCTCAGCTCGACCGCGGTTATCGCATGGTTGAACTGCTGAAACAGCCTCAGTTCAAGCCGATGTCAATGGCCGACCAGGTTGTCAGTCTGTTTGCCGGAACCAAAGGTTTCTTCGACAAAGTGCCGATCAACCAGGTTCAGGACGCCGAAAACGAGATGCTGCAGTTCATCCACGATCAGTATCCCGAGATCACCGACAAGATCACAGAAACCGGACAGCTGGAAGACGAAACCGTCGAGCAGCTCAAAACGGTTCTCGCGACCTTTGTCGAGCAGTACCTGCGTAAGAACGCGTAG
- the atpG gene encoding ATP synthase F1 subunit gamma: MAKARAIVKRLKAVKNIRKITRTMELIATARFKKAMDRAAEAAAYTRKISELVADLSQANLEFHHPLLEKHETEKNSVLLVLTSNRGLCGGYNTGVLKLALKRYQELQNEGQNVRLEVSGKRGISFLKFQGVTADNTYTHFEDRPTFEEVDDLASRYITEYIEGKIDRLDVAYTEFISSSRQEAVVHSLLPIGALETSETDSEEQYDYEFLPSAQEILEEIVPTAFKARLFKCFLDAAVSEQIARMVAMKGATENANEMVGTLSAQYNRARQTQITSEILEIIGGAAALE; the protein is encoded by the coding sequence ATGGCCAAAGCACGTGCCATCGTCAAACGATTAAAGGCAGTTAAAAACATCCGTAAGATCACACGGACCATGGAATTGATCGCCACCGCGCGATTCAAGAAAGCCATGGACCGTGCTGCGGAAGCTGCTGCCTATACCCGCAAGATTTCCGAGCTTGTCGCCGATCTGTCCCAGGCAAATCTGGAATTCCACCATCCCCTGCTGGAAAAACACGAAACCGAAAAGAACTCGGTACTGCTCGTGCTGACCTCCAACCGGGGATTGTGTGGCGGTTACAACACCGGCGTTTTGAAACTGGCACTCAAGCGTTACCAGGAACTGCAGAATGAAGGGCAAAATGTCCGTCTGGAAGTTTCCGGTAAGCGTGGTATCAGCTTTTTGAAATTCCAGGGAGTTACGGCTGACAACACCTACACTCACTTCGAAGATCGTCCGACCTTTGAAGAAGTGGATGACCTGGCCAGCCGTTATATTACGGAATACATCGAAGGCAAAATCGATCGACTCGACGTCGCCTACACCGAATTCATCTCGTCTTCCCGACAGGAAGCGGTCGTGCACTCACTGCTGCCGATTGGTGCCTTGGAAACCTCCGAGACGGATTCGGAAGAACAATACGACTATGAATTCCTGCCTTCTGCTCAGGAAATCCTTGAAGAAATTGTTCCGACTGCATTTAAGGCTCGCCTGTTTAAGTGCTTCCTTGATGCCGCGGTGAGTGAGCAGATTGCCCGCATGGTCGCCATGAAAGGCGCCACGGAAAATGCGAATGAAATGGTGGGAACCCTGTCGGCTCAGTACAACCGGGCTCGACAGACCCAGATTACATCGGAAATCCTGGAAATCATCGGCGGGGCAGCAGCTCTCGAGTAA